A single genomic interval of Candidatus Jordarchaeales archaeon harbors:
- the psmA gene encoding archaeal proteasome endopeptidase complex subunit alpha, whose protein sequence is MFAAPGLGYDRAITIFSPDGRLFQVEYAIEAVRRGTTAIGVRCKDGVVLAVEKRILSLQDPESVEKIFVIDEHIGAAIAGLTADARVLVDQARVQAQVNKLTYDEPISVESLTKYIGDLKQVYTQHAGVRPFGVSFLIAGVDDGGPKLFMTDPSGTYWGYWATAIGAGSQKAKEILEKEYKKDINLEEGIKLALTALKAVLEGEFDATRVEIAIVDVKTRKFRKLSAEEVQKYIGMLR, encoded by the coding sequence ATGTTCGCTGCGCCAGGTTTAGGATATGACCGCGCCATAACTATATTCTCTCCAGATGGCAGGTTATTCCAGGTTGAGTATGCTATTGAGGCTGTCCGAAGAGGGACCACAGCAATAGGAGTTAGATGTAAAGATGGAGTGGTGCTAGCTGTTGAAAAGAGAATTTTATCACTTCAGGATCCTGAAAGTGTGGAGAAAATATTTGTAATAGATGAGCATATAGGAGCAGCTATAGCTGGCTTAACTGCGGACGCACGTGTGCTTGTAGATCAAGCTCGCGTACAAGCGCAAGTAAATAAATTAACGTATGATGAGCCGATTAGCGTCGAAAGCTTAACAAAATACATCGGGGATCTAAAACAAGTTTACACGCAACACGCGGGTGTTAGACCATTTGGAGTTTCTTTCCTAATAGCAGGGGTAGACGACGGAGGACCTAAGCTTTTTATGACAGATCCTTCAGGAACCTATTGGGGATATTGGGCTACAGCGATAGGAGCAGGGTCACAAAAAGCGAAGGAGATCCTTGAGAAAGAGTACAAGAAAGATATAAACTTAGAAGAAGGAATTAAGCTGGCCCTGACCGCTCTTAAAGCAGTCCTTGAAGGAGAGTTCGACGCAACAAGAGTGGAAATAGCGATAGTTGATGTAAAAACTAGAAAATTCCGCAAACTATCAGCTGAAGAAGTCCAAAAGTATATTGGAATGTTAAGATAG
- a CDS encoding archaemetzincin family Zn-dependent metalloprotease, whose translation MEVEILPIELPLIFMGKVIKLANELPRIFPWLKFAVVKDEPISIDINFAYNHQRRQYNAEKILNKLKGRKSFRVLGVTAVDLYVPELNFVFGVAEYNGTAALISLNRLRPEFYGEPTNEKKFFERIIKEAVHELGHTFSLEHCPESSCVMHFSNSVLETDIKREDFCRTCKRKLIEEMKKYLI comes from the coding sequence ATGGAAGTAGAGATTTTACCAATAGAATTACCATTAATCTTTATGGGAAAAGTGATTAAACTTGCTAACGAGCTACCACGAATATTTCCTTGGCTAAAATTCGCCGTAGTTAAAGATGAGCCTATTTCCATTGATATAAATTTCGCATATAACCATCAAAGAAGACAATATAATGCAGAAAAAATTCTCAATAAACTTAAAGGAAGGAAGAGTTTCCGGGTGCTCGGAGTAACGGCAGTAGACTTATACGTTCCAGAGCTGAATTTCGTCTTTGGAGTAGCGGAGTACAACGGCACAGCAGCCTTAATTTCACTAAACAGGCTTAGGCCAGAGTTCTATGGAGAGCCTACCAATGAGAAGAAGTTTTTTGAGAGGATAATAAAGGAGGCAGTCCACGAGTTGGGGCACACATTTTCCCTGGAACATTGTCCAGAAAGCAGTTGCGTCATGCATTTCTCAAACAGCGTATTAGAGACAGACATTAAAAGAGAGGATTTCTGTCGTACCTGCAAAAGAAAATTAATTGAAGAAATGAAAAAATATCTCATATAA
- a CDS encoding transcription elongation factor 1 family protein has translation MGRRKSKKIIKRPKKTIPKVFQCPVCGEKSVVVDMRKDEGVAFVSCGSCGRREAVPISKLSEPVDAYSAFVDICSQSQGT, from the coding sequence TTGGGGCGTAGAAAAAGCAAGAAGATCATTAAACGACCAAAGAAAACAATTCCAAAAGTCTTTCAGTGTCCCGTATGCGGCGAGAAAAGTGTTGTTGTCGATATGAGGAAAGATGAAGGAGTGGCATTTGTCAGCTGTGGCTCCTGTGGAAGGAGGGAAGCGGTTCCGATATCTAAGCTTTCCGAGCCCGTTGATGCATACAGCGCATTTGTCGATATCTGCTCCCAGTCACAAGGGACTTAA
- a CDS encoding DUF92 domain-containing protein, whose protein sequence is MFEFTWIHGLTIGEIVNAVIGLIIIGGLGLASVKAKAVDLSGLLAGLIVGLTIWFFTNWTWFIMIMTFHIVAAIFTKYKYEKKRLLEAAQEKGGARAWTNVFANGGVASFLALMEGACLMAFPLGSFDIFLAGFIGTVATAMADTLATEIGLLYPREPRLITNPFKKVPPGTSGGVSPLGELAILLSGLTIGGIAAVLHQLNIISAVSGINGILIRILEYFGVGVPTWIKLVAIGILAGFIGSTIDSLMGATLQSLFRCNVCGKITEKEKHCGETTTYLKGWLAIDNNIVNLISTAVGGLAGFILYLVFF, encoded by the coding sequence GTGTTTGAATTCACTTGGATCCATGGTTTGACAATTGGGGAAATTGTTAACGCTGTGATTGGACTCATCATAATAGGCGGACTGGGATTAGCATCTGTGAAAGCTAAAGCTGTTGATCTGTCAGGGCTCCTTGCAGGATTAATTGTCGGTTTAACCATATGGTTTTTCACGAATTGGACATGGTTTATCATGATAATGACATTCCACATCGTTGCAGCAATTTTCACAAAATACAAGTATGAGAAGAAGAGGCTTCTTGAAGCTGCCCAAGAGAAGGGAGGAGCACGTGCATGGACCAATGTGTTTGCTAATGGCGGTGTGGCATCCTTTCTCGCCTTAATGGAAGGAGCATGTTTAATGGCTTTCCCATTGGGTAGCTTCGACATATTCCTGGCAGGCTTTATTGGTACTGTAGCCACAGCGATGGCGGACACACTTGCAACAGAAATAGGACTTCTTTATCCAAGAGAACCACGCTTAATAACTAATCCATTCAAAAAAGTTCCCCCAGGAACTTCCGGAGGAGTATCCCCACTAGGAGAACTTGCAATACTGCTAAGTGGGCTTACTATAGGAGGCATTGCTGCGGTACTTCATCAACTTAACATTATAAGTGCTGTTAGTGGGATTAACGGTATCTTGATTAGAATACTAGAGTACTTTGGAGTAGGTGTACCTACTTGGATAAAGCTCGTCGCAATAGGCATTTTGGCAGGATTTATAGGAAGCACCATTGACAGCTTAATGGGAGCAACTTTGCAATCGCTTTTCAGGTGCAACGTATGCGGAAAAATAACGGAAAAAGAGAAACACTGCGGGGAAACAACAACATATTTGAAAGGGTGGCTTGCAATAGACAACAACATAGTAAACTTAATTTCAACGGCTGTAGGAGGGCTTGCTGGCTTCATTTTGTACCTAGTATTCTTCTAA
- a CDS encoding glycosyltransferase family 2 protein: MKLVCVSPAFNEERTVASVVEKASRYVDEVIVVDDGSTDNTRKKALEAGAIVISHPRNLGKGAALKTGFKIALERGADVIISIDADGQHDPDEIPRLISAMERGNFDIVIGSRFLGDISSMPTPRIFSNTITSSFLRLFFGIPVTDSQSGFRAFKRKVIESVSFSDPRFAAETEILINAKQKGFKIGEVKIKTIYGEEKSKMRIVEDTLRWIKLVTKYLLLSLLRMRRPERPC; the protein is encoded by the coding sequence TTGAAGCTCGTCTGCGTCTCACCAGCATTTAACGAAGAGCGGACAGTTGCAAGCGTAGTAGAAAAGGCGTCAAGATATGTCGATGAAGTGATAGTTGTAGATGATGGGAGCACGGATAACACCCGCAAGAAAGCTCTAGAAGCGGGAGCAATAGTGATTAGTCACCCCCGAAATCTAGGAAAAGGAGCCGCCTTAAAAACAGGTTTCAAAATAGCACTTGAGCGTGGTGCCGACGTAATTATTTCGATTGACGCTGACGGACAACATGATCCCGACGAGATCCCACGTTTAATATCTGCAATGGAACGCGGGAATTTTGATATAGTTATTGGTTCGAGATTTCTAGGCGATATAAGCAGCATGCCGACTCCACGGATATTTAGCAATACAATAACATCGAGCTTCTTACGTCTCTTCTTCGGAATACCCGTGACAGATAGTCAGAGCGGTTTTCGTGCATTTAAAAGGAAGGTTATCGAATCTGTTAGTTTTTCTGACCCCAGATTCGCAGCTGAAACTGAAATACTGATCAACGCAAAACAAAAAGGCTTCAAAATAGGTGAGGTAAAAATAAAGACAATCTATGGCGAAGAGAAATCAAAAATGAGAATAGTTGAAGACACGCTTAGATGGATTAAATTAGTAACCAAATACCTTCTACTTTCATTACTTAGAATGAGACGCCCAGAAAGACCCTGCTAA
- a CDS encoding winged helix-turn-helix domain-containing protein yields the protein MLERIFGGRAQTRILEFLLENKGTFFNLSEIAEKVGVSPSTVGRIVDRLLEEGIVVEVGKWKQMRVIKVNEENQKTALLLKFVEELKKLKT from the coding sequence ATGCTTGAAAGAATATTTGGTGGACGGGCGCAGACAAGAATACTGGAATTTTTACTTGAGAACAAAGGGACTTTTTTTAACTTGTCAGAGATAGCTGAGAAAGTCGGTGTTTCGCCCAGTACTGTTGGCAGGATTGTAGATAGACTTCTTGAAGAAGGTATTGTTGTTGAAGTAGGAAAGTGGAAACAAATGAGAGTCATTAAAGTAAATGAGGAAAATCAGAAAACTGCACTGTTGCTTAAATTTGTGGAAGAATTGAAAAAGCTCAAAACTTGA
- the pyrH gene encoding UMP kinase gives MRVVIKLGGSILQSKEGEINLALVKEYAKVIRQVKREGVDVAAVVVGGGAISRRFINYARNLNASEGLCDVIGIQATRLNGYLLIAAMGEDAYPTIPQTLDEVAQAYATGKTVIVGGLQPGQSTSAVAALVAERLGANVLLNATDVEGVFTSDPKKDPNAKIIPELSVKCFGEIIMSKSHIAGKYELFDLVALKIVERSKVKVVIFNGKQPENMIRIIKGEKVGTVISPEQLGDSNA, from the coding sequence TTGAGGGTTGTCATAAAACTGGGCGGTTCAATTCTTCAGAGTAAGGAAGGAGAAATAAATTTGGCACTGGTGAAAGAGTATGCTAAGGTGATCAGGCAAGTGAAGAGGGAGGGCGTAGATGTTGCGGCTGTGGTGGTTGGAGGGGGAGCCATATCTAGGCGCTTTATAAACTACGCACGCAATCTTAACGCTTCTGAGGGTTTATGCGACGTCATAGGGATACAGGCTACGAGATTAAACGGTTATTTGTTAATAGCAGCTATGGGTGAAGACGCTTACCCTACTATTCCCCAAACGTTAGACGAGGTGGCTCAGGCATATGCGACGGGGAAGACCGTTATCGTGGGAGGATTACAGCCAGGACAGTCTACAAGCGCTGTAGCGGCGCTTGTAGCTGAAAGGTTAGGGGCGAATGTTCTTTTAAACGCAACAGATGTGGAGGGTGTTTTCACATCGGACCCAAAAAAAGATCCGAATGCTAAGATTATCCCAGAATTAAGTGTCAAATGTTTTGGCGAGATAATTATGTCGAAAAGCCATATTGCCGGAAAGTACGAATTATTTGACTTGGTTGCGTTAAAGATAGTTGAAAGGTCAAAAGTGAAGGTAGTAATTTTTAACGGTAAACAACCGGAAAACATGATTCGTATCATTAAAGGTGAAAAAGTAGGGACGGTTATATCTCCCGAGCAGTTGGGGGATTCTAATGCTTGA
- a CDS encoding LysE family transporter — translation MHPLVVFGLFTLSFTIGLSGALSPGPLLVVTVYSSLRRGLRGGLLTVSGHLLIEAPLIVALAYGASSVLTNETVKLVIMLIGGCMLFLLGSYTILSAKRMDLTKVLPPLATNASAENRVSLHPTLSGIIATASNPFFWVWWATIGLAMMTYAPLIVMANLNPILYWSSLKVLFDAARSLLENLPTPVHLFVFLHNLSYVFSQMVDFNYFFVGSTLIGWVIIALGHFSSDIAWYTSVSVVAAKSVRFLSTKLYQKITLLCGLSLLLFGLLFLTSSFLF, via the coding sequence ATGCACCCCCTTGTAGTGTTTGGGCTCTTCACTCTGAGTTTCACAATTGGTTTGTCAGGTGCCCTAAGCCCGGGTCCTCTATTGGTTGTTACTGTTTATTCAAGCCTGAGGAGGGGGTTGCGCGGCGGTCTTTTAACGGTTTCTGGCCATCTTTTAATTGAAGCCCCGCTGATAGTTGCTCTAGCATACGGTGCAAGTAGCGTGTTAACTAACGAAACAGTCAAACTAGTTATAATGCTAATTGGCGGATGCATGCTGTTCCTTTTGGGAAGTTACACCATACTTTCCGCAAAGCGCATGGATCTAACTAAAGTTTTACCTCCTCTTGCAACTAATGCGTCTGCTGAAAACCGCGTCTCGCTTCACCCAACGCTTTCTGGGATCATTGCAACCGCGTCTAATCCTTTCTTCTGGGTATGGTGGGCTACTATAGGTCTCGCCATGATGACTTATGCGCCTCTAATTGTCATGGCAAACTTAAACCCCATACTGTACTGGTCTTCACTGAAGGTATTATTTGACGCAGCACGTTCTCTCCTCGAAAACTTACCCACCCCGGTTCATCTGTTTGTTTTTCTTCATAATTTGTCGTATGTATTCTCCCAAATGGTTGACTTCAATTACTTTTTTGTTGGGTCCACGCTCATAGGTTGGGTCATTATTGCACTAGGACACTTTTCAAGCGACATAGCATGGTATACCTCAGTTTCCGTGGTTGCAGCAAAAAGTGTCCGTTTCCTAAGCACCAAGTTATACCAGAAAATTACACTTCTATGCGGTCTAAGTCTCCTCCTTTTTGGATTACTATTCCTCACTTCATCGTTCCTCTTTTAA
- a CDS encoding hydroxyacid dehydrogenase: MGRTVVVLDPIHASGIELIQKAGFNVIEAYDSPPNAVEEFIKNADVVIVRSRTKVTRSLIEKAPHLKLIARCGVGLDNIDLKAAEERGICVINSPESSAVSVAELTIGLILSLLRMIPLADRSMKDGKWLKKELEGTQFYGKTLGIIGFGRIGQAVAERALAFGAKIIAYDVDESKASIAKKMGITFVSGPGSLEFLLRNSDIVSLHVPLSEETRKLIGPRELELMKPGSYLVNTARGGLIDEEALYQALKSGKLAGAALDVFSEEPPKNKDLISLPNVICTPHIGASTYECQLANAVEIAQKIVDFFKSERNA, from the coding sequence TTGGGGCGAACTGTTGTAGTATTGGATCCAATACATGCCAGCGGAATCGAACTGATACAGAAAGCAGGGTTTAACGTTATCGAGGCTTACGACTCTCCACCAAATGCTGTAGAAGAATTTATCAAAAACGCTGACGTCGTTATAGTTAGAAGTAGAACTAAGGTTACTCGTTCTCTAATAGAGAAAGCACCACATTTAAAATTAATAGCGCGATGTGGAGTAGGCCTTGATAACATTGACTTAAAGGCCGCCGAGGAACGCGGAATATGTGTAATTAATTCCCCTGAATCATCCGCCGTTTCTGTCGCAGAGTTGACTATAGGCCTCATATTATCTCTTCTCAGAATGATCCCCCTTGCAGATCGTTCCATGAAAGACGGAAAGTGGCTTAAAAAAGAACTTGAGGGCACCCAATTTTATGGAAAAACATTAGGGATAATAGGGTTTGGAAGAATAGGGCAAGCTGTCGCAGAACGCGCGTTAGCTTTCGGAGCAAAAATTATTGCGTATGATGTCGATGAAAGCAAGGCATCCATCGCTAAAAAGATGGGCATTACTTTTGTCTCCGGTCCAGGATCCTTAGAATTTTTACTGAGAAATTCCGACATAGTATCCTTGCATGTTCCATTGAGTGAAGAAACTCGTAAACTAATAGGTCCGCGGGAGCTGGAATTAATGAAGCCAGGCTCTTATCTGGTTAACACAGCGCGTGGAGGACTTATCGACGAAGAAGCACTCTACCAAGCGTTAAAGAGTGGGAAACTTGCAGGAGCAGCGTTAGATGTTTTCAGTGAAGAACCACCGAAAAATAAGGACCTCATTTCCCTACCTAACGTGATCTGCACTCCCCACATAGGGGCTTCTACCTACGAGTGCCAGCTGGCGAACGCTGTTGAAATAGCCCAAAAAATCGTCGATTTTTTCAAAAGTGAGCGGAACGCATAA
- a CDS encoding Lrp/AsnC family transcriptional regulator gives MKEGEGLTDKQIQILKKLVFDGKPISVCTTYKSQTEISRELGITRQALNAHLKKLREKGYIRTGRGFIDVTEKGLSALGEADISAFVLIKVNPHERENAYKKIAEAGATRIFRVTGEIDLIAEVNRNKLNSFLKKISQIEGVLSTEAHVILERLS, from the coding sequence ATGAAGGAAGGGGAGGGACTTACTGATAAACAAATTCAGATACTGAAGAAGCTTGTTTTCGATGGAAAACCAATTTCGGTCTGTACTACATATAAGTCTCAAACTGAAATTTCTAGAGAGCTTGGAATTACCAGACAGGCATTAAATGCCCATTTAAAGAAATTGAGGGAAAAAGGATACATAAGGACGGGGAGAGGATTTATAGACGTGACAGAAAAGGGGCTAAGTGCTTTGGGTGAAGCGGATATCTCAGCCTTTGTTCTGATAAAAGTTAACCCGCATGAGAGAGAAAACGCTTACAAGAAGATTGCAGAAGCAGGTGCAACGCGAATTTTCAGAGTAACAGGAGAGATTGATTTAATTGCGGAAGTCAACAGGAACAAACTTAACAGTTTCTTGAAGAAAATATCTCAGATAGAGGGCGTTTTGTCAACGGAGGCACATGTAATCCTAGAAAGACTTTCCTGA
- a CDS encoding dienelactone hydrolase family protein, with amino-acid sequence MHVERVRIPSGTITLEGEIGKPEKFNGKIAAVICHPHPLFGGTMHNNVVSALFYTLPENGIVALRFNFRGVDGSQGEYENGIGEKEDVNSAINYLIKELSPRLKEVAVIGYSFGAWVGLSAAVENKLAKIMIAIAPPVKLFNFDYIKNVKKPKFFILGDLDDFAPLEDFLTFYEKVSPPKNYAILQGADHFFYGYELELATIVTNLLKTGVNKKK; translated from the coding sequence TTGCATGTAGAGCGTGTTCGCATCCCCTCTGGAACTATTACATTAGAAGGTGAAATAGGAAAACCAGAAAAATTTAACGGAAAAATTGCGGCTGTTATATGCCACCCCCACCCGTTGTTTGGGGGGACTATGCATAACAACGTAGTAAGCGCCTTATTCTACACTTTACCCGAAAATGGAATAGTAGCCTTGCGTTTTAACTTCAGGGGAGTAGACGGGTCCCAAGGAGAATACGAAAACGGAATAGGTGAAAAAGAAGATGTTAATTCAGCAATAAACTACCTCATTAAAGAACTATCTCCACGATTGAAGGAAGTAGCCGTAATAGGATACTCATTTGGAGCATGGGTTGGTTTATCGGCTGCCGTTGAAAATAAACTAGCAAAAATCATGATTGCAATAGCTCCACCTGTAAAACTGTTCAATTTTGATTACATTAAAAACGTAAAAAAACCCAAGTTTTTCATACTAGGCGATCTGGACGACTTTGCCCCACTAGAAGACTTCCTGACGTTTTACGAAAAAGTATCTCCTCCTAAAAATTACGCAATATTGCAAGGAGCGGATCACTTTTTCTACGGTTACGAGTTAGAACTAGCAACTATTGTAACTAACTTATTGAAAACGGGCGTTAATAAAAAGAAATAA
- a CDS encoding DUF429 domain-containing protein has translation MTVGIDLAAKPLNPSGFAVWSDGFVRVFSVYTDLEIISACLRVCPQLIAIDAPLTFRQGYREADKELIRMGIRVFPPNFISELVFRAMRLKARLGNVIEVFPGAFYKILKVKEEDLEKFVIFLNKPRNKHETDAVVCALTAAMALEGKARAVGAKGEKIIIPKEGELPPLPKVGDDRFLF, from the coding sequence GTGACCGTGGGGATAGATCTTGCTGCTAAACCTTTGAATCCTAGTGGTTTTGCCGTATGGAGTGACGGGTTTGTTAGAGTTTTTAGTGTATACACAGACCTTGAAATAATAAGTGCTTGTTTACGTGTCTGTCCTCAGCTAATAGCGATAGATGCACCGTTAACCTTTCGGCAAGGTTATAGGGAAGCTGATAAAGAGTTAATACGTATGGGTATACGTGTTTTTCCACCTAATTTTATCTCAGAGCTTGTTTTTAGAGCTATGCGATTAAAAGCTAGATTAGGAAATGTTATAGAAGTTTTCCCCGGCGCGTTTTACAAGATTTTGAAGGTGAAGGAGGAAGATCTAGAAAAATTTGTTATTTTCTTGAACAAACCCCGAAACAAGCACGAGACGGATGCTGTAGTGTGCGCCCTGACGGCTGCGATGGCGCTTGAGGGTAAAGCAAGAGCGGTGGGTGCGAAAGGTGAAAAAATAATAATTCCTAAGGAGGGTGAACTTCCCCCGCTTCCTAAAGTGGGGGATGATAGATTTTTATTTTGA
- a CDS encoding FAD-dependent oxidoreductase codes for MTKIVIIGAGAAGTTAGIWARKTDRKAEITLVTKEKYPEYSRCGLPYTISKYIPEFTNLITHDAGWYSSFGKMNLLLETEATDIDVSNRTVTVKDLRSKEEKKLEYDALVIATGSRPAFPPIKGIEGKKNVYSLRTIDDAMAIHEAAKKGKKCVVIGAGLIGVETTEALVELGVDVTLVEFLPSVLPLMVDADMSDMVENALKEHGVKIYTNTAVTELIGEDKAEKAVLKDRTTGEEEVIPTDFVVVSAGVRPNTELAVKAGVALGSTKYIKVDSRARTNVEGIYAAGDCTEYVDFVTGQPIAVGMGTIAVRQGKVAGINAAGGDAEMPKGILLTRITKVFGVEVAAVGPLTETLEKAGLKPIVGKMTYSSKPEYMPGGKPLKIKMMADEKGRILGAQIVGYEDIHQKINIIAAAMQANMNVEQLEWLETCYAPISCPTWSEITLVAEVIARKIKKK; via the coding sequence TTGACGAAAATAGTTATTATTGGAGCGGGAGCAGCTGGAACTACGGCAGGCATATGGGCGAGAAAAACTGACAGGAAGGCGGAAATAACATTAGTAACCAAAGAAAAATACCCAGAATACTCCCGGTGCGGTCTTCCATACACCATTTCGAAATATATTCCAGAGTTCACGAACTTAATAACTCATGACGCAGGATGGTATTCAAGTTTTGGGAAGATGAACCTGCTTTTAGAGACAGAAGCCACAGACATAGACGTTTCCAATAGAACAGTAACAGTCAAAGACTTACGAAGCAAGGAAGAGAAAAAATTAGAGTATGATGCTCTGGTGATAGCTACCGGGTCGAGGCCTGCTTTTCCGCCTATAAAGGGGATAGAAGGAAAAAAGAACGTTTACTCTCTGAGAACTATAGATGACGCCATGGCCATCCATGAGGCGGCAAAAAAAGGGAAAAAGTGTGTTGTTATAGGTGCAGGACTTATAGGTGTAGAAACAACAGAGGCCTTAGTTGAGCTCGGAGTGGACGTAACTCTCGTGGAATTCCTTCCTAGTGTCCTCCCATTAATGGTAGACGCCGATATGTCAGACATGGTGGAGAACGCTCTTAAAGAGCACGGGGTAAAGATATACACAAATACTGCCGTAACAGAACTAATAGGAGAAGATAAAGCCGAAAAAGCCGTTTTAAAGGATAGGACGACCGGAGAGGAGGAAGTAATACCCACAGACTTCGTCGTAGTGTCTGCAGGAGTAAGACCTAACACGGAGTTAGCAGTTAAAGCTGGAGTGGCGCTGGGAAGCACGAAATACATAAAAGTCGACTCACGTGCACGAACTAACGTCGAAGGAATATATGCCGCCGGAGACTGTACAGAGTATGTCGACTTTGTAACTGGTCAACCGATAGCAGTAGGAATGGGCACCATAGCAGTTAGGCAAGGCAAAGTCGCCGGAATAAACGCTGCTGGCGGAGATGCCGAGATGCCTAAAGGAATCTTGCTTACAAGGATAACGAAAGTTTTTGGGGTAGAAGTGGCGGCTGTAGGGCCTCTTACAGAGACTTTGGAAAAAGCAGGACTAAAACCAATAGTAGGCAAAATGACGTATTCGAGCAAGCCAGAATACATGCCCGGCGGGAAGCCGTTAAAGATAAAAATGATGGCGGATGAAAAAGGCAGAATACTTGGAGCACAAATTGTCGGATACGAAGACATACACCAGAAGATAAACATAATAGCTGCAGCTATGCAAGCAAACATGAATGTAGAACAGTTAGAGTGGCTTGAGACGTGCTATGCGCCGATAAGCTGCCCAACATGGAGTGAAATAACATTAGTTGCTGAAGTTATAGCGAGGAAAATAAAGAAGAAATAG
- a CDS encoding redox-regulated ATPase YchF, protein MLIGIVGKPNSGKTTFLNAASGTEYKVADYPFTTIEPQPGTGHVRVKCVCEELGVKDNPRNSICIKGNRFIPVKLLDVAGLVPDAWKGRGLGNQFLDELRRADVLIHVVDASGSTDAEGRILEEGAWDPVKDIEFLEREIDMWTKQVIARDWQKIVKQVESGAKPLEEVLTEKLAGLSIKRSHIKAAIKVSGFDTAKPSRWSDEELYLFAHQLRVMAKPIVICLNKIDKKTARKNVERLRKQNIDFVPASALAEYFLKRLVKEKIIEYLPGDSDFRLLSERITEKQKELLEKIREEILRVYGSTGVQETLNKAVFETLRMITVYPIEDVNKLTDHKGNVLPDALLVPKGTTVKELAYKIHTELGETFIYAIDARTKQRLPEDYELKDRDIIKIVSAKGLK, encoded by the coding sequence ATGCTAATAGGTATAGTGGGAAAGCCTAACTCTGGAAAAACTACGTTTCTTAATGCGGCAAGTGGCACGGAGTATAAGGTTGCGGATTATCCTTTTACAACTATAGAGCCTCAGCCTGGAACGGGGCATGTTAGAGTTAAGTGCGTTTGCGAAGAGTTAGGGGTGAAGGATAACCCTCGGAACTCCATTTGTATAAAAGGCAATCGCTTCATTCCAGTAAAGCTGCTGGATGTAGCTGGATTAGTTCCAGATGCATGGAAAGGCAGAGGACTTGGAAACCAATTCCTCGACGAACTTAGAAGGGCTGATGTGTTAATTCATGTGGTTGACGCGTCAGGCAGTACCGATGCTGAAGGTAGAATTTTGGAGGAGGGAGCATGGGATCCTGTTAAAGACATAGAGTTCCTTGAGAGAGAAATAGACATGTGGACTAAACAAGTGATTGCGAGGGACTGGCAAAAAATAGTTAAACAGGTTGAGTCAGGGGCTAAACCACTAGAAGAGGTACTCACCGAGAAACTTGCTGGTCTTTCTATAAAACGATCACACATAAAAGCAGCGATTAAAGTTAGCGGTTTTGACACGGCGAAGCCGAGTAGATGGAGTGATGAGGAGTTGTACCTTTTCGCTCACCAATTAAGGGTTATGGCAAAACCTATTGTTATCTGCCTAAACAAGATAGACAAAAAAACCGCCAGGAAGAACGTAGAGAGACTTAGAAAGCAGAATATAGATTTTGTTCCTGCTAGTGCACTTGCAGAGTACTTTTTAAAACGCCTCGTAAAAGAGAAAATAATAGAGTATCTTCCTGGAGACAGTGATTTTAGACTACTTTCTGAAAGAATAACTGAAAAACAGAAAGAATTATTAGAAAAGATAAGGGAAGAGATACTCCGCGTTTACGGTTCAACTGGAGTCCAAGAAACACTAAACAAAGCAGTTTTCGAAACACTCAGGATGATAACAGTTTACCCTATAGAGGACGTAAACAAGCTTACAGACCATAAAGGGAACGTTCTTCCAGACGCGTTGCTCGTTCCAAAAGGGACTACTGTGAAAGAGTTAGCTTACAAAATCCACACAGAACTAGGAGAAACCTTCATTTATGCCATAGATGCACGAACCAAACAGCGCCTTCCAGAGGATTATGAATTAAAAGACAGAGACATAATCAAGATAGTTTCAGCTAAAGGTCTAAAGTAA